A window of the Vigna angularis cultivar LongXiaoDou No.4 chromosome 3, ASM1680809v1, whole genome shotgun sequence genome harbors these coding sequences:
- the LOC108325171 gene encoding transcription factor bHLH113 isoform X3 has translation MDPKDEFELTGTTFSQLLFGDDLDATPALPLPHHHCSYDHHTLSASPLFSFHKPPKMLCFGNHQTQPHIPPTIVTPQKSVITSSDSSSASSSNHTNTAFTSLPKSTSLQKKRNGLGQEPVTKVGVGGQRLTKKTKAENPTSTGHAKRKEKLGERIAALQQLVSPFGKTDTASVLHEAMGYIRFLHDQVQVLCSPYLQSLSSSHHQHQHAILSQPLMS, from the exons ATGGACCCCAAGGACGAATTTGAACTCACAGGGACCACTTTCTCTCAGTTACTATTCGGAGATGATCTCGATGCAACACCTGCATTGCCTCTCCCTCACCACCACTGCTCTTACGATCACCACACCCTCTCCGCTTCGCCTCTTTTCTCCTTTCACAAGCCACCCAAAATGCTATGCTTTGGAAACCATCAAACCCAACCCCACATTCCTCCCACCATCGTCACCCCTCAGAAATCTGTCATCACTTCTAGTGACTCCTCTTCTGCTTCCTCCTCCAACCACACCAACACCGCCTTCACTTCCCTACCCAAGTCCACT AGTTTGCAGAAAAAGCGGAATGGGTTGGGACAAGAACCAGTCACCAAGGTGGGTGTTGGAGGCCAGAGACTAACTAAAAAGACCAAGGCAGAGAACCCCACCTCAACCGGACATGCAAAG AGGAAGGAGAAGCTTGGGGAAAGAATTGCAGCGTTACAACAGCTTGTTTCTCCCTTCGGCAAG ACAGATACAGCATCGGTGCTTCACGAGGCCATGGGATATATAAGGTTTCTTCACGACCAAGTTCAGGTCCTGTGCTCTCCTTACTTGCAAAGCTTGTCATCGTCACACCACCAACACCAGCAC GCAATTTTGTCACAACCTTTGATGTCGTGA
- the LOC108325131 gene encoding uncharacterized protein LOC108325131 — MDIWSWICELPNSLEWTESDSPLMFELASEEKDNSVRSIHLKADRTSGSDSEAVVTFTVCLQGFHPHNAHKPLWVSEKCHLSSQNPFLPLLLQLLQEIISSSPTAHDSTCPRSQLQKLKPDPIAWIMDSHTPESLSTFFNLVFTMRLFWLCAFQAPPEAGSLYFHSLLTPTLETSSKLASVLRTFFITVGVDTELCFMRTLGYIITKLHMIKELSVGLGLKTLLPSPRFSYATEAHGLWILKGYSPVMNMKLVRSNAQKSQFCGIDAKESILRYALAHHQLEAHVQIEYTVGFCDGYIQVRARLDNIRLQVARLGFNQNDEVDFLEEKHFPSRVRVWVGPEIGATYCGGLSLGRSTENKESEVELQKVVKGNLEKSEGSNVTASARSSRKTRSRSWRMDQDAEGNAAIFDVVLHDNGGTGLEVGSLKGTSETGDERVHGLKGRYVRGNRAFTKSGSVIIAGDEYGEEVGWRLSKEMEGSVLKWRIGGEFWLSYLPNQTKGSYYETRYIEWCDEVDLPLIHAKTS; from the coding sequence ATGGATATTTGGTCATGGATATGTGAGCTCCCCAACTCGCTGGAGTGGACCGAGTCTGACTCGCCACTCATGTTCGAACTGGCGAGTGAGGAGAAGGACAATTCAGTTCGTTCCATCCACCTGAAAGCTGATAGAACCTCCGGGTCTGACTCGGAAGCGGTGGTTACCTTCACCGTATGCTTGCAAGGCTTTCACCCACACAACGCCCACAAGCCTCTGTGGGTCTCCGAAAAATGCCACCTTTCATCACAAAACCCCTTCCTCCCTCTCCTGCTCCAACTGCTCCAAGAAATCATATCCAGCTCTCCCACGGCACACGATAGCACCTGCCCCCGCTCCCAGCTGCAGAAACTCAAGCCCGACCCCATCGCATGGATCATGGACTCTCACACACCCGAGTCCCTCTCCACCTTCTTCAACCTCGTCTTCACCATGCGCCTCTTCTGGCTCTGCGCGTTCCAAGCACCCCCCGAAGCCGGCTCCCTCTACTTCCACTCCCTCCTCACTCCCACCCTCGAAACGTCGTCCAAACTCGCCTCCGTCCTCCGCACCTTCTTCATCACCGTCGGAGTCGACACAGAACTTTGCTTCATGCGCACCCTCGGTTACATCATAACAAAACTGCACATGATAAAAGAACTGAGCGTAGGGTTAGGTTTAAAAACGCTTTTGCCTTCTCCCAGATTCTCTTACGCGACGGAGGCTCACGGTCTTTGGATTCTGAAGGGATACTCCCCGGTGATGAATATGAAACTGGTGCGAAGCAACGCTCAAAAAAGTCAATTCTGCGGCATCGACGCTAAGGAGTCCATTCTCCGTTACGCTCTGGCGCACCACCAACTCGAGGCACACGTACAGATAGAGTACACCGTTGGATTCTGCGACGGGTACATCCAGGTTCGTGCACGCTTGGATAACATACGCCTCCAGGTGGCGAGGCTAGGTTTCAACCAAAACGACGAAGTGGATTTCCTCGAGGAGAAACACTTTCCGTCCCGTGTTCGGGTGTGGGTTGGCCCGGAGATAGGAGCGACTTATTGTGGCGGGCTGAGCTTGGGCCGGTCGACGGAGAACAAAGAGAGCGAAGTGGAACTCCAAAAGGTAGTGAAGGGTAATTTGGAGAAGTCCGAGGGTTCTAACGTGACAGCATCGGCGAGGTCGTCGAGGAAGACACGAAGTAGGAGTTGGAGAATGGACCAAGATGCGGAAGGCAACGCAGCCATATTCGACGTGGTTTTGCATGATAATGGTGGTACGGGCCTGGAAGTGGGGTCGTTGAAGGGTACAAGTGAAACGGGTGATGAGCGTGTTCATGGACTGAAAGGGCGATATGTGAGGGGAAACAGAGCGTTTACTAAAAGCGGATCGGTGATTATTGCAGGAGATGAATATGGAGAGGAAGTGGGCTGGAGACTGAGCAAAGAGATGGAAGGGAGTGTCTTGAAGTGGAGAATTGGTGGAGAGTTTTGGCTTAGCTATTTGCCCAACCAAACCAAGGGTTCTTATTACGAAACTAGGTATATTGAGTGGTGTGATGAAGTTGACTTGCCTCTTATTCATGCCAAAACATCCTAG